Proteins encoded in a region of the Pieris brassicae chromosome 3, ilPieBrab1.1, whole genome shotgun sequence genome:
- the LOC123707404 gene encoding uncharacterized protein LOC123707404 isoform X2 produces MEFELKHKKAMSKEEVNMLLDLIESKPIITIKQTDATTNKSKEEAWSMLTAFFNSRNGGMPRSKEQLKAKWDNLKKAARKRDQDIKMNNEKTDGSRPIFIPPDEVLDKVMHLLKAGRNAGDGSMNVAEDSEGAPENSMDNSTSSIIPNIIWGPKKAKKKKHNSSVDYVRQARDLAIKKYYEKKVEKVNLEIKILMLEYEKKKNEIKPETTNE; encoded by the exons ATGGAATTTGAATTG AAACACAAGAAAGCAATGTCAAAAGAAGAAGTCAACATGTTATTGGATCTAATTGAAAGTAAAccaattataacaataaaacaaactgatgcaacaacaaataaaagtaaGGAGGAAGCCTGGTCAATGTTAACAGCTTTTTTTAACTCGAGAAATGGTGGAATGCCTAGAAGTAAAGAGCAATTAAAAGCAAAATGggataatttaaagaaagctGCTCGGAAAAGAGACCAAGATATTAAGATGAATAATGAAAAG ACTGATGGCAGTAGACCAATCTTTATTCCACCGGATGAAGTTTTAGATAAGGTGATGCATCTCCTTAAAGCAGGCCGGAATGCCGGTGACGGTAGCATGAATGTAGCTGAAGACTCGGAAG GTGCTCCAGAAAATAGTATGGACAATAGTACAAGCAGTATAATACCAAATATAATATGGGGAccaaaaaaag CTAAGAAAAAGAAACACAACAGTTCTGTGGATTACGTCAGACAGGCGCGAGAtttagcaataaaaaaatactatgagAAGAAAGtagaaaaagttaatttagaaataaaaatactgatGTTGGAATATGagaaaaaaaagaatgaaATAAAACCAGAGACAACGAATGAGTGA
- the LOC123707404 gene encoding uncharacterized protein LOC123707404 isoform X1, with translation MEFELKHKKAMSKEEVNMLLDLIESKPIITIKQTDATTNKSKEEAWSMLTAFFNSRNGGMPRSKEQLKAKWDNLKKAARKRDQDIKMNNEKTDGSRPIFIPPDEVLDKVMHLLKAGRNAGDGSMNVAEDSEVWLIIFTETVYLFIIFKMGKSYSKDEVIIAQSGAVQQSMDYQTTTMLIITVLLGVIIVFAIIVYCRHQINKWFEKKLSRMATQQTVVMRSQPVTTPTASYA, from the exons ATGGAATTTGAATTG AAACACAAGAAAGCAATGTCAAAAGAAGAAGTCAACATGTTATTGGATCTAATTGAAAGTAAAccaattataacaataaaacaaactgatgcaacaacaaataaaagtaaGGAGGAAGCCTGGTCAATGTTAACAGCTTTTTTTAACTCGAGAAATGGTGGAATGCCTAGAAGTAAAGAGCAATTAAAAGCAAAATGggataatttaaagaaagctGCTCGGAAAAGAGACCAAGATATTAAGATGAATAATGAAAAG ACTGATGGCAGTAGACCAATCTTTATTCCACCGGATGAAGTTTTAGATAAGGTGATGCATCTCCTTAAAGCAGGCCGGAATGCCGGTGACGGTAGCATGAATGTAGCTGAAGACTCGGAAG TTTGGCTTATAATATTCACGGAAAcagtttacttatttataatatttaaaatgggAAAATCATACAGTAAAGATGAAGTTATAATTGCTCAAAGTGGAGCAGTGCAACAGTCAATGGATTACCAAACTACAACAATGTTGATAATAACCGTTCTATTGGGCGTCATAATTGTTTTTGCAATCATAGTATACTGCAGACATCAAATAAACAAGTGGTTCGAAAAGAAATTATCAAGAATGGCAACGCAGCAAACCGTTGTTATGCGCTCCCAGCCAGTAACGACGCCTACTGCAAGCTACGCGTAA
- the LOC123707537 gene encoding 60S ribosomal protein L17, with the protein MGRYSREPDNAAKSCKARGSNLRVHFKNTYETAMAIRKLPLRRAVRYLKNVTEKKECIPFRRFNGGVGRCAQAKQFGTTQGRWPKKSAEFLLQLLRNAESNADYKGLDVDRLVIDHIQVNRAPCLRRRTYRAHGRINPYMSSPCHIEVCLSEREDAVARAAPTDDAPAKKKLSKKKLARQKEKMMRE; encoded by the exons ATGGGTCGTTATTCTCGGGAGCCTGACAATGCTGCAAAATCATGCAAAGCGCGTGGATCAAATCTCCGTGTGCACTTCAAG aacACATATGAAACAGCTATGGCAATTAGGAAGTTGCCTCTTCGTCGTGCTGTCCGCTATCTTAAGAATGTGACGGAAAAGAAGGAATGCATTCCATTCCGCAGATTTAATGGTGGTGTAGGAAGGTGCGCGCAAGCTAAACAGTTTGGAACCACACAGGGTCGGTGGCCAAAAAAATCTGCCGAATTCCTCCTTCAACTATTGAGAAATGCTGAGTCAAATGCAGACTACAAGGGGTTGGATGTTGACAGGCTTGTCATTGATCACATtcag gttaACCGAGCTCCATGCCTCCGCAGACGTACCTACCGTGCTCATGGTCGTATTAACCCCTACATGTCATCTCCATGCCATATTGAGGTGTGCTTGAGTGAACGCGAGGACGCCGTGGCCCGTGCTGCTCCCACAGACGATGCACCTGCAAAGAAGAAACTCTCCAAAAAGAAGCTTGCCCGTCAAAAGGAAAAGATGATGAGGGAGTAG
- the LOC123707611 gene encoding SKI family transcriptional corepressor 1 isoform X6, producing the protein MVEGMEATNLALSPRETLKSRPEHKSMDINSKPNQVGTVLLYGVPIVSLVIEGNERLCLAQISNTLLKQFSYNEIHNRRVALGITCVQCTPVQLEILRRAGAMPVSSRRCGMITRREAERLCKSFLGDNAPPRLPDDFAFAVHHECAWGCRGAFLPARYNSSRAKCIKCTLCGLFFSPNKFIFHSHRVGPGDKYVQPDAANFNSWRRHMKLSGNPPVEVVHAWEDVKAMFNGGTRKRMLSAARPEESEAKRLPASPPSAHTPVPRLADYVWGARLPLPYALPWLKPSLWTPGALTALSGVSSMEEPRAFRPVITHRIDSPQISPLTSCSRSPNSRSPINKSPSSRSPLLSPSRSPLRSPLRSSPARSTKSDRDSDESVDIETTEDDQNKDVQCTWPCRSTTARAECWSALVPKVEREEEPWRLPDLRPPVRYMHDRDRDGCAACVAPLPLLPTAPTHTH; encoded by the exons gATGGAGGCAACGAACTTGGCTTTATCTCCACGAGAAACTCTCAAATCTCGACCTGAACATAAATCTATGGATATAAACAGCAAACCTAATCAA GTAGGCACAGTTCTCCTGTATGGCGTCCCAATCGTGTCCTTAGTGATTGAGGGGAACGAGCGTCTTTGTCTCGCCCAGATATCGAACACATTATTAAAGCAGTTCTCATATAATGAGATTCACAACAGGCGGGTTGCTTTGGGCATCACGTGTGTACAATGCACTCCAGTGCAGTTGGAGATTCTCCGTCGGGCGGGGGCAATGCCTGTGTCTTCTAGGCGATGTG GTATGATAACACGCAGAGAAGCGGAGAGGCTGTGTAAATCATTTCTGGGTGACAACGCACCACCTCGGCTTCCAGATGACTTTGCCTTTGCTGTTCATCACGAATGTGCTTGGGGCTGCCGTGGAGCCTTTCTGCCTGCTCG ATACAACTCATCCCGCGCGAAATGCATCAAATGCACCTTATGTGGTCTTTTCTTCTCGCCGaacaaatttatattccaCTCCCACCGGGTGGGGCCGGGTGACAAATATGTTCAGCCCGATGCTGCTAATTTTAACTCCTGGAGACGGCACATGAAGCTCAGTGGTAATCCACCCGTTGAAGTGGTCCACGCGTGGGAGGATGTCAAGGCAATGTTTAATGGTGGAACCAGGAAGAGGATGCTATCTGCTGCTAG GCCGGAGGAGAGCGAAGCAAAGCGTTTACCAGCCAGTCCACCGAGTGCGCATACGCCGGTACCGAGATTGGCAGATTACGTTTGGGGAGCAAGACTGCCTCTTCCCTATGCTCTTCCGTGGCTGAAGCCCAGTTTGTGGACACCAG GGGCATTAACAGCGTTAAGTGGAGTAAGTAGCATGGAGGAGCCACGCGCCTTCCGTCCTGTCATCACACATCGCATTGATTCTCCACAAATATCACCGTTAACATCATGCTCGCGTTCGCCTAACAg cAGGTCGCCCATAAACAAATCGCCAAGCAGTCGATCGCCACTTCTTTCCCCGTCCCGTTCTCCGCTTCGCTCGCCGCTCCGTTCATCGCCTGCTCGGTCCACGAAAAGCGACCGCGACAGCGACGAAAGCGTGGACATAGAGACCACTGAAGATGACCAGAATAAGGACGTG CAGTGCACATGGCCATGCCGTTCAACTACAGCCCGAGCAGAATGCTGGAGTGCGCTGGTGCCTAAGGTCGAACGTGAAGAGGAACCCTGGCGACTGCCAGACCTTCGGCCTCCCGTACGCTACATGCATGACCGAG ACCGAGATGGATGCGCTGCTTGCGTTGCGCCTCTCCCGTTACTCCCGACTGCGCCAACTCACACACACTAG
- the LOC123707611 gene encoding SKI family transcriptional corepressor 1 isoform X4, with translation MVEGMEATNLALSPRETLKSRPEHKSMDINSKPNQVGTVLLYGVPIVSLVIEGNERLCLAQISNTLLKQFSYNEIHNRRVALGITCVQCTPVQLEILRRAGAMPVSSRRCGMITRREAERLCKSFLGDNAPPRLPDDFAFAVHHECAWGCRGAFLPARYNSSRAKCIKCTLCGLFFSPNKFIFHSHRVGPGDKYVQPDAANFNSWRRHMKLSGNPPVEVVHAWEDVKAMFNGGTRKRMLSAARLPIRRPEESEAKRLPASPPSAHTPVPRLADYVWGARLPLPYALPWLKPSLWTPGALTALSGVSSMEEPRAFRPVITHRIDSPQISPLTSCSRSPNSRSPINKSPSSRSPLLSPSRSPLRSPLRSSPARSTKSDRDSDESVDIETTEDDQNKDVQCTWPCRSTTARAECWSALVPKVEREEEPWRLPDLRPPVRYMHDRDRDGCAACVAPLPLLPTAPTHTH, from the exons gATGGAGGCAACGAACTTGGCTTTATCTCCACGAGAAACTCTCAAATCTCGACCTGAACATAAATCTATGGATATAAACAGCAAACCTAATCAA GTAGGCACAGTTCTCCTGTATGGCGTCCCAATCGTGTCCTTAGTGATTGAGGGGAACGAGCGTCTTTGTCTCGCCCAGATATCGAACACATTATTAAAGCAGTTCTCATATAATGAGATTCACAACAGGCGGGTTGCTTTGGGCATCACGTGTGTACAATGCACTCCAGTGCAGTTGGAGATTCTCCGTCGGGCGGGGGCAATGCCTGTGTCTTCTAGGCGATGTG GTATGATAACACGCAGAGAAGCGGAGAGGCTGTGTAAATCATTTCTGGGTGACAACGCACCACCTCGGCTTCCAGATGACTTTGCCTTTGCTGTTCATCACGAATGTGCTTGGGGCTGCCGTGGAGCCTTTCTGCCTGCTCG ATACAACTCATCCCGCGCGAAATGCATCAAATGCACCTTATGTGGTCTTTTCTTCTCGCCGaacaaatttatattccaCTCCCACCGGGTGGGGCCGGGTGACAAATATGTTCAGCCCGATGCTGCTAATTTTAACTCCTGGAGACGGCACATGAAGCTCAGTGGTAATCCACCCGTTGAAGTGGTCCACGCGTGGGAGGATGTCAAGGCAATGTTTAATGGTGGAACCAGGAAGAGGATGCTATCTGCTGCTAG GTTGCCTATTCGCAGGCCGGAGGAGAGCGAAGCAAAGCGTTTACCAGCCAGTCCACCGAGTGCGCATACGCCGGTACCGAGATTGGCAGATTACGTTTGGGGAGCAAGACTGCCTCTTCCCTATGCTCTTCCGTGGCTGAAGCCCAGTTTGTGGACACCAG GGGCATTAACAGCGTTAAGTGGAGTAAGTAGCATGGAGGAGCCACGCGCCTTCCGTCCTGTCATCACACATCGCATTGATTCTCCACAAATATCACCGTTAACATCATGCTCGCGTTCGCCTAACAg cAGGTCGCCCATAAACAAATCGCCAAGCAGTCGATCGCCACTTCTTTCCCCGTCCCGTTCTCCGCTTCGCTCGCCGCTCCGTTCATCGCCTGCTCGGTCCACGAAAAGCGACCGCGACAGCGACGAAAGCGTGGACATAGAGACCACTGAAGATGACCAGAATAAGGACGTG CAGTGCACATGGCCATGCCGTTCAACTACAGCCCGAGCAGAATGCTGGAGTGCGCTGGTGCCTAAGGTCGAACGTGAAGAGGAACCCTGGCGACTGCCAGACCTTCGGCCTCCCGTACGCTACATGCATGACCGAG ACCGAGATGGATGCGCTGCTTGCGTTGCGCCTCTCCCGTTACTCCCGACTGCGCCAACTCACACACACTAG
- the LOC123707611 gene encoding SKI family transcriptional corepressor 2 isoform X3, with protein sequence MVEGMEATNLALSPRETLKSRPEHKSMDINSKPNQVGTVLLYGVPIVSLVIEGNERLCLAQISNTLLKQFSYNEIHNRRVALGITCVQCTPVQLEILRRAGAMPVSSRRCGMITRREAERLCKSFLGDNAPPRLPDDFAFAVHHECAWGCRGAFLPARYNSSRAKCIKCTLCGLFFSPNKFIFHSHRVGPGDKYVQPDAANFNSWRRHMKLSGNPPVEVVHAWEDVKAMFNGGTRKRMLSAARRLPIRRPEESEAKRLPASPPSAHTPVPRLADYVWGARLPLPYALPWLKPSLWTPGALTALSGVSSMEEPRAFRPVITHRIDSPQISPLTSCSRSPNSRSPINKSPSSRSPLLSPSRSPLRSPLRSSPARSTKSDRDSDESVDIETTEDDQNKDVCTWPCRSTTARAECWSALVPKVEREEEPWRLPDLRPPVRYMHDRDRDGCAACVAPLPLLPTAPTHTH encoded by the exons gATGGAGGCAACGAACTTGGCTTTATCTCCACGAGAAACTCTCAAATCTCGACCTGAACATAAATCTATGGATATAAACAGCAAACCTAATCAA GTAGGCACAGTTCTCCTGTATGGCGTCCCAATCGTGTCCTTAGTGATTGAGGGGAACGAGCGTCTTTGTCTCGCCCAGATATCGAACACATTATTAAAGCAGTTCTCATATAATGAGATTCACAACAGGCGGGTTGCTTTGGGCATCACGTGTGTACAATGCACTCCAGTGCAGTTGGAGATTCTCCGTCGGGCGGGGGCAATGCCTGTGTCTTCTAGGCGATGTG GTATGATAACACGCAGAGAAGCGGAGAGGCTGTGTAAATCATTTCTGGGTGACAACGCACCACCTCGGCTTCCAGATGACTTTGCCTTTGCTGTTCATCACGAATGTGCTTGGGGCTGCCGTGGAGCCTTTCTGCCTGCTCG ATACAACTCATCCCGCGCGAAATGCATCAAATGCACCTTATGTGGTCTTTTCTTCTCGCCGaacaaatttatattccaCTCCCACCGGGTGGGGCCGGGTGACAAATATGTTCAGCCCGATGCTGCTAATTTTAACTCCTGGAGACGGCACATGAAGCTCAGTGGTAATCCACCCGTTGAAGTGGTCCACGCGTGGGAGGATGTCAAGGCAATGTTTAATGGTGGAACCAGGAAGAGGATGCTATCTGCTGCTAG AAGGTTGCCTATTCGCAGGCCGGAGGAGAGCGAAGCAAAGCGTTTACCAGCCAGTCCACCGAGTGCGCATACGCCGGTACCGAGATTGGCAGATTACGTTTGGGGAGCAAGACTGCCTCTTCCCTATGCTCTTCCGTGGCTGAAGCCCAGTTTGTGGACACCAG GGGCATTAACAGCGTTAAGTGGAGTAAGTAGCATGGAGGAGCCACGCGCCTTCCGTCCTGTCATCACACATCGCATTGATTCTCCACAAATATCACCGTTAACATCATGCTCGCGTTCGCCTAACAg cAGGTCGCCCATAAACAAATCGCCAAGCAGTCGATCGCCACTTCTTTCCCCGTCCCGTTCTCCGCTTCGCTCGCCGCTCCGTTCATCGCCTGCTCGGTCCACGAAAAGCGACCGCGACAGCGACGAAAGCGTGGACATAGAGACCACTGAAGATGACCAGAATAAGGACGTG TGCACATGGCCATGCCGTTCAACTACAGCCCGAGCAGAATGCTGGAGTGCGCTGGTGCCTAAGGTCGAACGTGAAGAGGAACCCTGGCGACTGCCAGACCTTCGGCCTCCCGTACGCTACATGCATGACCGAG ACCGAGATGGATGCGCTGCTTGCGTTGCGCCTCTCCCGTTACTCCCGACTGCGCCAACTCACACACACTAG
- the LOC123707611 gene encoding SKI family transcriptional corepressor 2 isoform X2 translates to MVEGMEATNLALSPRETLKSRPEHKSMDINSKPNQVGTVLLYGVPIVSLVIEGNERLCLAQISNTLLKQFSYNEIHNRRVALGITCVQCTPVQLEILRRAGAMPVSSRRCGMITRREAERLCKSFLGDNAPPRLPDDFAFAVHHECAWGCRGAFLPARYNSSRAKCIKCTLCGLFFSPNKFIFHSHRVGPGDKYVQPDAANFNSWRRHMKLSGNPPVEVVHAWEDVKAMFNGGTRKRMLSAARRLPIRRPEESEAKRLPASPPSAHTPVPRLADYVWGARLPLPYALPWLKPSLWTPGALTALSGVSSMEEPRAFRPVITHRIDSPQISPLTSCSRSPNRSPINKSPSSRSPLLSPSRSPLRSPLRSSPARSTKSDRDSDESVDIETTEDDQNKDVQCTWPCRSTTARAECWSALVPKVEREEEPWRLPDLRPPVRYMHDRDRDGCAACVAPLPLLPTAPTHTH, encoded by the exons gATGGAGGCAACGAACTTGGCTTTATCTCCACGAGAAACTCTCAAATCTCGACCTGAACATAAATCTATGGATATAAACAGCAAACCTAATCAA GTAGGCACAGTTCTCCTGTATGGCGTCCCAATCGTGTCCTTAGTGATTGAGGGGAACGAGCGTCTTTGTCTCGCCCAGATATCGAACACATTATTAAAGCAGTTCTCATATAATGAGATTCACAACAGGCGGGTTGCTTTGGGCATCACGTGTGTACAATGCACTCCAGTGCAGTTGGAGATTCTCCGTCGGGCGGGGGCAATGCCTGTGTCTTCTAGGCGATGTG GTATGATAACACGCAGAGAAGCGGAGAGGCTGTGTAAATCATTTCTGGGTGACAACGCACCACCTCGGCTTCCAGATGACTTTGCCTTTGCTGTTCATCACGAATGTGCTTGGGGCTGCCGTGGAGCCTTTCTGCCTGCTCG ATACAACTCATCCCGCGCGAAATGCATCAAATGCACCTTATGTGGTCTTTTCTTCTCGCCGaacaaatttatattccaCTCCCACCGGGTGGGGCCGGGTGACAAATATGTTCAGCCCGATGCTGCTAATTTTAACTCCTGGAGACGGCACATGAAGCTCAGTGGTAATCCACCCGTTGAAGTGGTCCACGCGTGGGAGGATGTCAAGGCAATGTTTAATGGTGGAACCAGGAAGAGGATGCTATCTGCTGCTAG AAGGTTGCCTATTCGCAGGCCGGAGGAGAGCGAAGCAAAGCGTTTACCAGCCAGTCCACCGAGTGCGCATACGCCGGTACCGAGATTGGCAGATTACGTTTGGGGAGCAAGACTGCCTCTTCCCTATGCTCTTCCGTGGCTGAAGCCCAGTTTGTGGACACCAG GGGCATTAACAGCGTTAAGTGGAGTAAGTAGCATGGAGGAGCCACGCGCCTTCCGTCCTGTCATCACACATCGCATTGATTCTCCACAAATATCACCGTTAACATCATGCTCGCGTTCGCCTAACAg GTCGCCCATAAACAAATCGCCAAGCAGTCGATCGCCACTTCTTTCCCCGTCCCGTTCTCCGCTTCGCTCGCCGCTCCGTTCATCGCCTGCTCGGTCCACGAAAAGCGACCGCGACAGCGACGAAAGCGTGGACATAGAGACCACTGAAGATGACCAGAATAAGGACGTG CAGTGCACATGGCCATGCCGTTCAACTACAGCCCGAGCAGAATGCTGGAGTGCGCTGGTGCCTAAGGTCGAACGTGAAGAGGAACCCTGGCGACTGCCAGACCTTCGGCCTCCCGTACGCTACATGCATGACCGAG ACCGAGATGGATGCGCTGCTTGCGTTGCGCCTCTCCCGTTACTCCCGACTGCGCCAACTCACACACACTAG
- the LOC123707611 gene encoding SKI family transcriptional corepressor 2 isoform X1, with the protein MVEGMEATNLALSPRETLKSRPEHKSMDINSKPNQVGTVLLYGVPIVSLVIEGNERLCLAQISNTLLKQFSYNEIHNRRVALGITCVQCTPVQLEILRRAGAMPVSSRRCGMITRREAERLCKSFLGDNAPPRLPDDFAFAVHHECAWGCRGAFLPARYNSSRAKCIKCTLCGLFFSPNKFIFHSHRVGPGDKYVQPDAANFNSWRRHMKLSGNPPVEVVHAWEDVKAMFNGGTRKRMLSAARRLPIRRPEESEAKRLPASPPSAHTPVPRLADYVWGARLPLPYALPWLKPSLWTPGALTALSGVSSMEEPRAFRPVITHRIDSPQISPLTSCSRSPNSRSPINKSPSSRSPLLSPSRSPLRSPLRSSPARSTKSDRDSDESVDIETTEDDQNKDVQCTWPCRSTTARAECWSALVPKVEREEEPWRLPDLRPPVRYMHDRDRDGCAACVAPLPLLPTAPTHTH; encoded by the exons gATGGAGGCAACGAACTTGGCTTTATCTCCACGAGAAACTCTCAAATCTCGACCTGAACATAAATCTATGGATATAAACAGCAAACCTAATCAA GTAGGCACAGTTCTCCTGTATGGCGTCCCAATCGTGTCCTTAGTGATTGAGGGGAACGAGCGTCTTTGTCTCGCCCAGATATCGAACACATTATTAAAGCAGTTCTCATATAATGAGATTCACAACAGGCGGGTTGCTTTGGGCATCACGTGTGTACAATGCACTCCAGTGCAGTTGGAGATTCTCCGTCGGGCGGGGGCAATGCCTGTGTCTTCTAGGCGATGTG GTATGATAACACGCAGAGAAGCGGAGAGGCTGTGTAAATCATTTCTGGGTGACAACGCACCACCTCGGCTTCCAGATGACTTTGCCTTTGCTGTTCATCACGAATGTGCTTGGGGCTGCCGTGGAGCCTTTCTGCCTGCTCG ATACAACTCATCCCGCGCGAAATGCATCAAATGCACCTTATGTGGTCTTTTCTTCTCGCCGaacaaatttatattccaCTCCCACCGGGTGGGGCCGGGTGACAAATATGTTCAGCCCGATGCTGCTAATTTTAACTCCTGGAGACGGCACATGAAGCTCAGTGGTAATCCACCCGTTGAAGTGGTCCACGCGTGGGAGGATGTCAAGGCAATGTTTAATGGTGGAACCAGGAAGAGGATGCTATCTGCTGCTAG AAGGTTGCCTATTCGCAGGCCGGAGGAGAGCGAAGCAAAGCGTTTACCAGCCAGTCCACCGAGTGCGCATACGCCGGTACCGAGATTGGCAGATTACGTTTGGGGAGCAAGACTGCCTCTTCCCTATGCTCTTCCGTGGCTGAAGCCCAGTTTGTGGACACCAG GGGCATTAACAGCGTTAAGTGGAGTAAGTAGCATGGAGGAGCCACGCGCCTTCCGTCCTGTCATCACACATCGCATTGATTCTCCACAAATATCACCGTTAACATCATGCTCGCGTTCGCCTAACAg cAGGTCGCCCATAAACAAATCGCCAAGCAGTCGATCGCCACTTCTTTCCCCGTCCCGTTCTCCGCTTCGCTCGCCGCTCCGTTCATCGCCTGCTCGGTCCACGAAAAGCGACCGCGACAGCGACGAAAGCGTGGACATAGAGACCACTGAAGATGACCAGAATAAGGACGTG CAGTGCACATGGCCATGCCGTTCAACTACAGCCCGAGCAGAATGCTGGAGTGCGCTGGTGCCTAAGGTCGAACGTGAAGAGGAACCCTGGCGACTGCCAGACCTTCGGCCTCCCGTACGCTACATGCATGACCGAG ACCGAGATGGATGCGCTGCTTGCGTTGCGCCTCTCCCGTTACTCCCGACTGCGCCAACTCACACACACTAG
- the LOC123707611 gene encoding SKI family transcriptional corepressor 2 isoform X5 codes for MEATNLALSPRETLKSRPEHKSMDINSKPNQVGTVLLYGVPIVSLVIEGNERLCLAQISNTLLKQFSYNEIHNRRVALGITCVQCTPVQLEILRRAGAMPVSSRRCGMITRREAERLCKSFLGDNAPPRLPDDFAFAVHHECAWGCRGAFLPARYNSSRAKCIKCTLCGLFFSPNKFIFHSHRVGPGDKYVQPDAANFNSWRRHMKLSGNPPVEVVHAWEDVKAMFNGGTRKRMLSAARRLPIRRPEESEAKRLPASPPSAHTPVPRLADYVWGARLPLPYALPWLKPSLWTPGALTALSGVSSMEEPRAFRPVITHRIDSPQISPLTSCSRSPNSRSPINKSPSSRSPLLSPSRSPLRSPLRSSPARSTKSDRDSDESVDIETTEDDQNKDVQCTWPCRSTTARAECWSALVPKVEREEEPWRLPDLRPPVRYMHDRDRDGCAACVAPLPLLPTAPTHTH; via the exons ATGGAGGCAACGAACTTGGCTTTATCTCCACGAGAAACTCTCAAATCTCGACCTGAACATAAATCTATGGATATAAACAGCAAACCTAATCAA GTAGGCACAGTTCTCCTGTATGGCGTCCCAATCGTGTCCTTAGTGATTGAGGGGAACGAGCGTCTTTGTCTCGCCCAGATATCGAACACATTATTAAAGCAGTTCTCATATAATGAGATTCACAACAGGCGGGTTGCTTTGGGCATCACGTGTGTACAATGCACTCCAGTGCAGTTGGAGATTCTCCGTCGGGCGGGGGCAATGCCTGTGTCTTCTAGGCGATGTG GTATGATAACACGCAGAGAAGCGGAGAGGCTGTGTAAATCATTTCTGGGTGACAACGCACCACCTCGGCTTCCAGATGACTTTGCCTTTGCTGTTCATCACGAATGTGCTTGGGGCTGCCGTGGAGCCTTTCTGCCTGCTCG ATACAACTCATCCCGCGCGAAATGCATCAAATGCACCTTATGTGGTCTTTTCTTCTCGCCGaacaaatttatattccaCTCCCACCGGGTGGGGCCGGGTGACAAATATGTTCAGCCCGATGCTGCTAATTTTAACTCCTGGAGACGGCACATGAAGCTCAGTGGTAATCCACCCGTTGAAGTGGTCCACGCGTGGGAGGATGTCAAGGCAATGTTTAATGGTGGAACCAGGAAGAGGATGCTATCTGCTGCTAG AAGGTTGCCTATTCGCAGGCCGGAGGAGAGCGAAGCAAAGCGTTTACCAGCCAGTCCACCGAGTGCGCATACGCCGGTACCGAGATTGGCAGATTACGTTTGGGGAGCAAGACTGCCTCTTCCCTATGCTCTTCCGTGGCTGAAGCCCAGTTTGTGGACACCAG GGGCATTAACAGCGTTAAGTGGAGTAAGTAGCATGGAGGAGCCACGCGCCTTCCGTCCTGTCATCACACATCGCATTGATTCTCCACAAATATCACCGTTAACATCATGCTCGCGTTCGCCTAACAg cAGGTCGCCCATAAACAAATCGCCAAGCAGTCGATCGCCACTTCTTTCCCCGTCCCGTTCTCCGCTTCGCTCGCCGCTCCGTTCATCGCCTGCTCGGTCCACGAAAAGCGACCGCGACAGCGACGAAAGCGTGGACATAGAGACCACTGAAGATGACCAGAATAAGGACGTG CAGTGCACATGGCCATGCCGTTCAACTACAGCCCGAGCAGAATGCTGGAGTGCGCTGGTGCCTAAGGTCGAACGTGAAGAGGAACCCTGGCGACTGCCAGACCTTCGGCCTCCCGTACGCTACATGCATGACCGAG ACCGAGATGGATGCGCTGCTTGCGTTGCGCCTCTCCCGTTACTCCCGACTGCGCCAACTCACACACACTAG